One window of Dehalobacterium formicoaceticum genomic DNA carries:
- a CDS encoding glycyl radical protein, producing the protein MEKGKIKNARVQRRLDRWFETPWRINIERTKAYTEGFANAEGENIMIRRAKAFANCCNKMPVIIHPEDYLVGYRDCDVKCAGVFPDWNGPQFLDDIEACKSRKYEHFDLSPEDEKTLIEDIFPYWRGTGDWSRTMVYHLVNNMPENLKNTNFADASCFPPMPANICGHDHRRDTDVGHFDFPWRRYLYMGAEGVKKQAEEKLANVDTTDLNQVKAIPFWQATIIAMDGAIAYGNRFADEAERQAKECADPVRKKELMEIADTCRQVPAKPSRSMHDALQAYVFFKTLTRMESTDHANGPGLVDRWLLPYYERDLKEGRITKDDALAMLEEFSIWFAESAHYFTTNVLSWYSGAGSFHNMTVGGIGENGFDMTNELTYMILDAYIHTNLFQPSMSVRVHSQSPQALLEKIGEVVALGGGQPSIVNDDVVIPGMLAMPRGLNDPDLTYEMVRNYYPTGCVEHTGPFHYGSPMHSYINYGALIELALNKGESHLYERRMIPTAIPDARNFTSMDEVVGALETVFKDIMDVDEGLVMCQETIESEYFPTIWQSAFMEDCVERGLPKERGGARYNFGGPGTCVGYADAGDSLAAIEKVIFIDKKYSMKDLCDALDANFEGYDELRKALQEAPKFGNDNDFADRWCNYVHDLYSNSVIKLRNARGGCLKPGGVSMSVFVPHGAVCGALPTGRKAGEPLANGVGASLGSESNGLVGVFNSQGKINSYGDHDTIWNVRIYGGSCDTSEGRRDFAGLVRTFVDKKIAQMQVNCLSTGVMRKAQKEPKKYQDLVVRVVGYSANFVTLPPTVQDLVLQREEHSLHS; encoded by the coding sequence ATGGAAAAAGGAAAAATCAAAAACGCGCGGGTTCAGCGTCGACTTGACCGTTGGTTCGAAACTCCGTGGCGTATCAACATTGAACGCACCAAGGCCTACACGGAAGGTTTCGCCAACGCCGAAGGCGAAAACATCATGATACGCCGCGCAAAGGCATTCGCCAACTGCTGCAATAAAATGCCGGTCATTATCCATCCGGAAGACTACCTGGTCGGTTATCGCGACTGCGACGTGAAATGCGCCGGCGTATTTCCCGATTGGAACGGCCCCCAATTCCTTGACGACATCGAGGCCTGCAAGTCACGTAAGTATGAACATTTTGATCTGAGCCCCGAAGACGAAAAAACCCTTATTGAAGATATCTTCCCCTATTGGCGGGGCACCGGCGACTGGTCCCGCACCATGGTTTACCATCTTGTAAACAACATGCCGGAAAATTTGAAAAACACCAACTTCGCCGATGCGAGCTGCTTCCCGCCTATGCCGGCCAACATTTGCGGGCATGACCATCGCCGCGACACCGACGTGGGCCATTTCGACTTCCCGTGGCGCCGTTACCTTTATATGGGCGCGGAAGGCGTGAAGAAGCAGGCCGAAGAAAAGCTGGCCAATGTCGACACGACCGATCTCAATCAGGTGAAAGCCATTCCATTCTGGCAAGCCACCATTATCGCCATGGACGGGGCCATTGCCTACGGAAACCGCTTTGCCGACGAAGCCGAACGTCAGGCCAAAGAGTGCGCTGACCCGGTGCGCAAAAAGGAACTCATGGAAATCGCGGATACTTGCCGCCAGGTTCCCGCTAAGCCGTCCCGCAGCATGCATGACGCCCTGCAAGCCTATGTCTTTTTCAAAACCTTGACCCGCATGGAATCCACCGACCACGCCAATGGTCCCGGCCTTGTCGACCGCTGGCTGCTGCCGTATTATGAAAGGGATCTAAAAGAAGGCCGCATCACCAAAGACGACGCCCTGGCCATGCTGGAAGAGTTCAGCATCTGGTTCGCCGAATCGGCCCACTATTTCACTACCAACGTGTTATCCTGGTACTCCGGGGCGGGCTCCTTCCACAATATGACTGTGGGCGGCATCGGCGAGAACGGCTTTGACATGACCAACGAGCTGACCTACATGATTCTTGATGCCTATATCCACACCAACCTGTTCCAGCCCTCCATGTCGGTGCGCGTGCACAGTCAGAGCCCCCAGGCGCTATTGGAAAAGATTGGTGAGGTAGTGGCCTTAGGCGGCGGGCAGCCCTCCATCGTGAACGACGATGTCGTCATTCCCGGCATGCTGGCCATGCCCCGCGGTCTGAACGATCCCGATCTCACATATGAAATGGTCAGAAATTACTACCCCACCGGCTGCGTCGAGCACACGGGCCCGTTCCACTACGGCTCGCCCATGCATAGCTACATCAACTACGGCGCCCTCATCGAACTTGCCCTGAACAAGGGAGAGAGCCATCTCTACGAGCGCCGGATGATTCCTACGGCCATTCCCGACGCCCGCAACTTTACCAGCATGGACGAAGTGGTAGGCGCCCTGGAAACGGTCTTCAAAGACATCATGGATGTGGACGAAGGCTTGGTAATGTGCCAGGAAACCATAGAAAGCGAGTACTTCCCCACCATCTGGCAGTCTGCTTTCATGGAAGACTGCGTTGAACGCGGCCTGCCCAAGGAACGGGGCGGCGCCCGCTACAACTTCGGCGGCCCGGGCACTTGCGTGGGCTATGCTGATGCCGGCGACTCCCTGGCCGCCATCGAAAAGGTCATCTTCATCGACAAGAAATATAGCATGAAAGACCTATGCGATGCCCTTGACGCTAATTTCGAGGGCTACGACGAACTGCGCAAAGCCTTGCAGGAAGCGCCTAAGTTCGGCAATGACAACGATTTCGCCGACAGATGGTGCAACTATGTGCATGACCTGTACAGCAACTCTGTGATCAAGCTCAGAAACGCCCGCGGTGGTTGCCTGAAGCCCGGCGGCGTGTCCATGTCCGTATTCGTGCCCCACGGCGCGGTTTGCGGTGCCCTGCCCACCGGCCGTAAGGCCGGCGAGCCTCTGGCCAACGGCGTCGGCGCCAGCTTGGGCTCCGAATCTAACGGATTGGTTGGCGTTTTTAACTCCCAGGGCAAGATCAATTCATACGGTGATCATGACACCATCTGGAATGTGCGCATCTATGGCGGTTCCTGCGACACCTCTGAGGGGCGCAGGGACTTCGCCGGATTGGTTCGTACATTCGTTGACAAGAAGATCGCCCAGATGCAGGTGAACTGCCTGTCCACCGGGGTGATGCGCAAGGCGCAGAAAGAGCCGAAGAAGTACCAGGATCTGGTTGTCCGCGTTGTCGGCTACAGCGCCAACTTCGTCACCCTGCCGCCCACCGTACAGGATCTGGTTCTTCAGCGGGAAGAGCATTCCCTTCACTCTTAA
- a CDS encoding glycyl-radical enzyme activating protein yields MDGVVLKIDRGSKHDGPGLRTVVFLKGCPLRCKWCSTPESQQKDPILLHMETLCVRCGRCVAACPEKALWLEKIVIIDRQRCKHCGKCKDACLNNALRFSGMIMSLDEVYNVIERSRSFWNRMPGGLTISGGEVFLQFEFSKALLKKCHEAGINTNIETSCFAPMEKVQELLPYLDHVCCDVKHMDDERHRELTGVSNRQILENIQMISHEKDLILRYPVIPTYNDSEENIDATCDFIKTLGDKFNRVDLLAYHEMGTITYRRLGLEYALEGVPALSKERLILVRDRMVARGVRAVLA; encoded by the coding sequence ATGGATGGGGTTGTGCTCAAGATAGACAGGGGTTCGAAGCACGACGGACCAGGCCTGCGCACGGTCGTGTTCCTGAAAGGATGTCCTTTGCGTTGTAAGTGGTGTTCCACGCCGGAATCCCAGCAGAAAGATCCAATATTGCTGCATATGGAGACGCTTTGCGTCCGTTGCGGACGCTGCGTGGCCGCCTGCCCCGAAAAGGCGTTGTGGCTTGAAAAAATAGTTATTATTGATCGGCAGCGCTGCAAGCATTGCGGGAAGTGCAAGGATGCCTGTCTCAATAACGCCCTGCGTTTTTCCGGAATGATTATGAGCCTGGATGAAGTCTACAACGTGATCGAACGTTCCCGTTCTTTCTGGAACAGAATGCCGGGCGGGCTGACGATCAGCGGCGGTGAAGTGTTTTTACAGTTCGAGTTTTCCAAGGCCCTCCTGAAAAAATGTCATGAAGCCGGAATCAACACCAATATCGAAACCAGTTGCTTCGCCCCCATGGAAAAGGTGCAGGAGCTTCTGCCTTATCTGGACCATGTCTGCTGCGATGTGAAACACATGGATGACGAGAGGCATAGGGAACTCACCGGGGTCTCCAACCGGCAGATTCTGGAGAACATTCAAATGATCAGCCATGAGAAGGATCTGATCCTACGCTATCCGGTTATTCCGACCTACAACGATTCAGAAGAAAACATCGACGCGACCTGTGATTTTATCAAAACCCTGGGTGACAAATTCAACCGAGTCGACCTCTTGGCCTATCATGAGATGGGCACCATCACCTACCGCCGGCTTGGGCTCGAATATGCCCTTGAGGGCGTTCCCGCTCTGTCCAAGGAGAGGTTGATACTTGTGCGTGACCGCATGGTAGCCCGCGGCGTCAGGGCCGTTTTGGCGTAA
- a CDS encoding ASKHA domain-containing protein encodes MQVEIIRNQKTERHQAEPNSNLMDFLVHHGILLNSDCAGRGTCGKCGVKILSGQLSTVTAVELKHFSQEELDEGWVLSCQRLIKEDIVLEIPKIEDAVNRKIELQNFSQERFTDPNLEKFFVTLKKPDLHDQLPDLERLLQQVEDIKKTGVKREAPLGVLNKLPELLRSSSYEVTAVLMDNALIAVEPGDTRESQYGFVFDIGTTTIAVYLVCLKTGKVISAGGETNPQASFGADVVTRISVVSEDFNNLKKLNDLVVETMANLMKELLHENSIEEKYVYHIAVVGNTTMSHLFLQADPRNLVKAPFIPCFKGRMTVQGKEMGFPMHPEGEIVVLPNIAGYVGSDTMGVMLATKIYDQEGYSLAVDIGTNGEIVLAGDGKILTCSTAAGPAFEGAQIHDGMRAGDGAIEKVSIKNGKVQLKVIGDMAPKGICGSGIIDAIAALYKANLMNFKGQLLDSSKLEGSVDENLKQRMRRNDNIWEFVLAFKGEYGNERDIIISQKDIRELQLAKGAIAAGIKVLAEDLGISTAQIDRVFLAGAFGNYIDQKNAVLLGMFPGIDVQKIIPVGNAAGEGAKMALLSKKQRELADHLSDNVHHVELSSSDAFYTSFMKEMIFPKKEVGQEVVK; translated from the coding sequence ATGCAAGTAGAAATTATCAGAAATCAAAAAACCGAGCGTCACCAGGCCGAGCCAAACAGCAATCTTATGGATTTTTTGGTGCACCATGGTATCTTGTTAAACAGTGATTGCGCAGGCAGAGGCACTTGCGGCAAATGCGGCGTCAAGATCTTGTCCGGACAGCTTTCGACCGTCACAGCCGTGGAGTTAAAGCATTTTTCCCAGGAAGAGTTGGACGAGGGGTGGGTCCTTTCCTGCCAGCGCTTGATTAAAGAAGATATCGTGCTTGAGATTCCCAAGATTGAAGATGCCGTGAACAGAAAGATCGAATTGCAGAATTTTAGTCAGGAGCGTTTTACTGATCCCAATCTGGAAAAGTTCTTTGTTACTCTAAAGAAACCTGATCTTCATGATCAGCTGCCTGATTTGGAACGGTTGCTCCAGCAGGTGGAGGATATTAAAAAGACAGGGGTAAAGAGAGAGGCGCCTCTGGGGGTTTTAAATAAATTGCCGGAGTTGCTCAGATCATCTTCTTATGAAGTGACGGCAGTTTTAATGGATAATGCTTTAATAGCAGTGGAACCTGGCGATACCAGGGAAAGTCAATACGGCTTTGTCTTTGATATCGGGACGACCACCATTGCCGTTTATTTGGTTTGTTTAAAAACCGGCAAAGTAATTAGTGCCGGTGGGGAGACAAATCCCCAAGCCTCCTTCGGCGCAGATGTGGTGACCCGCATCAGTGTCGTGTCTGAAGATTTTAATAATTTAAAAAAGTTAAACGACCTGGTTGTAGAAACCATGGCCAATTTAATGAAAGAATTACTCCATGAAAACTCCATAGAAGAAAAATATGTTTATCATATAGCTGTTGTGGGCAATACAACCATGAGTCATTTGTTTTTGCAAGCTGATCCCAGGAATCTGGTTAAAGCACCTTTTATCCCCTGTTTTAAAGGCCGGATGACGGTGCAAGGCAAAGAAATGGGCTTCCCCATGCATCCGGAGGGAGAAATTGTTGTCCTGCCTAACATTGCCGGCTATGTTGGTTCTGATACCATGGGTGTGATGCTGGCGACGAAAATTTATGATCAGGAAGGGTATAGTCTGGCGGTTGATATCGGCACCAACGGTGAGATCGTTTTAGCCGGTGACGGTAAGATCCTCACCTGTTCCACTGCCGCGGGCCCGGCTTTTGAAGGGGCACAAATACATGATGGGATGCGTGCCGGGGATGGAGCCATTGAAAAAGTGAGCATTAAAAACGGCAAGGTTCAACTAAAGGTCATTGGCGATATGGCGCCGAAAGGGATCTGCGGTTCCGGTATCATTGATGCCATTGCCGCATTATATAAAGCGAACCTAATGAATTTTAAGGGGCAGCTTCTTGACAGCAGCAAATTGGAAGGGTCGGTAGATGAAAACCTGAAACAACGCATGCGCCGCAATGATAATATCTGGGAGTTCGTGCTGGCCTTTAAAGGTGAATACGGCAATGAACGAGATATTATTATTTCCCAAAAGGATATTCGGGAACTGCAGCTGGCTAAGGGAGCTATTGCTGCGGGCATTAAAGTTTTGGCAGAAGACCTGGGCATCTCCACTGCTCAGATCGACCGGGTATTTTTAGCGGGTGCTTTTGGCAACTACATCGACCAAAAAAATGCCGTGCTCCTGGGTATGTTTCCGGGCATCGACGTGCAGAAAATCATACCTGTGGGAAATGCCGCAGGGGAAGGGGCTAAGATGGCACTCTTGTCCAAAAAACAAAGAGAGTTGGCTGATCATCTCTCCGATAATGTGCACCATGTTGAGCTTTCATCCAGTGATGCCTTTTATACCAGCTTTATGAAGGAAATGATTTTTCCCAAAAAGGAGGTTGGGCAAGAGGTGGTTAAATAA
- a CDS encoding molybdopterin-containing oxidoreductase family protein, producing the protein MTSEKTGAWPLKEDLDKYAVATQVPVWVGGEKVLADRVVKTACPHNCYDTCGMLVYVKDEKVIKIEGDPDHPITRGHLCLKGYANVQKINSPDRVKYPLMRVGNRGEGKFKRISWDEAFAYIVEKLEDIKEKYGGEALAEYAYSGNREHMAKAVSKRFLNLYGASQTVGSFCVLSGVAGSYHTLGFQHTMSPEIWSEHTELIMLVGRNPSATNPHLYPFLYHAMERGAKLIVVDPYVTAVASKADVHLRPRPGTDGAMALGMIRHIIENDLHNMDFIAKYTHGFEDLVKLVQEWTLDKTAEVTGIPADQIKLAAEMYATHDSHMECGYGQQRYSNGHQTQRALACLAAVCGHIGKKSANYNFMDAMGFPSLSGFVACSKVSNPEGAFLRKTRMINIAAFAKAMRAAEDPPLKAVISWRGGLVSQQPYVDYTIEALKALDLFVVIEQFMTDDTDWADIVLPACHFLEQYGLHPSYWHHYNQIVVPVCQPYYEAVPDIEIWSELARRMGYEEYFPRDITGLDWIRVLIEYECNVDEMVSPKGPALLPESWCPTVPYHDYQFTTPTGKIELYSVGMEQRGKEVTGDFEPVPHFVEPDESPMATPELAAKYPLTIISQHPAFRTHSQFYNLPWIKEIEGPAKVFINKKDALDRGIQDGDQVAVFNDRGRLENILAKVSNRVQAGVVELSSGMWVKLGWSVNKLTALSYGGPREFPDGIMHEYQPFVDGNTTAYFNTLADIEKMQ; encoded by the coding sequence ATGACTTCAGAAAAGACGGGAGCATGGCCTTTAAAAGAAGATTTGGATAAATATGCTGTTGCAACACAGGTTCCCGTCTGGGTAGGCGGAGAAAAAGTGCTTGCCGACAGGGTTGTCAAAACGGCTTGTCCCCACAATTGTTATGATACCTGCGGTATGTTGGTTTATGTTAAGGATGAGAAAGTCATCAAAATCGAAGGTGATCCGGATCATCCTATAACCAGGGGACATCTTTGTCTTAAGGGGTATGCTAATGTACAAAAAATCAACAGTCCGGATCGGGTTAAATATCCTTTAATGCGGGTGGGTAACCGAGGCGAGGGGAAATTTAAACGCATCAGCTGGGATGAAGCTTTCGCTTATATTGTAGAAAAACTGGAAGATATCAAAGAAAAGTATGGGGGCGAAGCCCTGGCCGAATATGCTTATTCCGGTAATCGGGAGCATATGGCCAAGGCTGTGAGCAAACGTTTTTTAAATCTTTACGGGGCCAGCCAAACAGTGGGCAGTTTTTGTGTGCTTTCCGGTGTTGCCGGGTCTTATCACACCTTAGGTTTTCAGCATACCATGTCACCGGAGATTTGGTCCGAGCATACCGAATTGATCATGCTGGTCGGTCGTAACCCTTCGGCGACCAACCCCCACCTCTATCCTTTCTTATATCATGCCATGGAGCGGGGGGCCAAGCTGATTGTTGTTGATCCTTATGTTACGGCAGTGGCATCCAAGGCCGATGTGCATTTGCGTCCGCGTCCGGGCACAGACGGGGCCATGGCCTTGGGCATGATCCGTCACATCATTGAAAATGATCTGCATAACATGGATTTTATCGCTAAATATACCCATGGATTTGAGGATCTGGTAAAACTGGTTCAGGAATGGACTCTGGATAAAACAGCAGAAGTAACGGGAATTCCGGCGGATCAAATAAAATTGGCGGCCGAAATGTATGCCACCCATGATTCTCATATGGAGTGCGGTTATGGGCAGCAAAGATATAGCAACGGTCATCAGACCCAGAGAGCATTAGCCTGTTTGGCAGCCGTTTGCGGTCATATCGGCAAAAAGAGTGCCAATTATAATTTTATGGATGCCATGGGGTTTCCTTCCTTATCTGGTTTTGTTGCCTGTTCCAAGGTTTCCAATCCCGAGGGTGCTTTCCTCCGTAAAACCCGGATGATCAACATTGCCGCTTTTGCCAAAGCGATGCGTGCAGCAGAGGACCCTCCTCTGAAAGCGGTTATTTCCTGGCGGGGCGGCTTGGTTTCTCAGCAGCCCTATGTGGATTACACCATTGAAGCCTTGAAGGCACTGGACCTCTTTGTGGTCATCGAACAATTTATGACCGATGATACCGATTGGGCGGATATTGTTTTGCCCGCCTGCCATTTCCTGGAACAGTATGGGTTACATCCTTCCTATTGGCATCATTACAACCAGATTGTGGTACCGGTATGCCAGCCATACTATGAGGCGGTGCCGGATATTGAGATCTGGTCGGAATTGGCTCGGCGTATGGGTTATGAAGAATATTTTCCCCGTGATATTACCGGTTTGGATTGGATTCGTGTCTTAATTGAATACGAATGTAATGTGGATGAAATGGTCTCACCCAAAGGACCAGCCCTGTTGCCGGAAAGCTGGTGTCCCACTGTTCCTTATCATGATTATCAGTTTACCACCCCCACCGGGAAGATTGAACTCTACTCTGTGGGCATGGAACAAAGAGGTAAAGAAGTTACGGGTGATTTTGAACCGGTGCCCCATTTTGTCGAGCCGGACGAAAGCCCGATGGCTACCCCCGAACTTGCTGCCAAATATCCCTTAACTATTATTTCCCAGCACCCGGCTTTTCGCACTCACTCCCAATTTTACAACCTGCCCTGGATTAAAGAAATCGAAGGTCCGGCGAAAGTGTTTATCAATAAAAAGGATGCCTTGGACAGAGGGATACAAGACGGGGATCAGGTGGCTGTTTTTAATGACCGGGGCAGATTGGAAAACATTTTGGCCAAGGTTAGTAATCGGGTCCAAGCCGGGGTGGTGGAATTAAGCAGCGGCATGTGGGTGAAACTTGGCTGGAGCGTGAACAAATTGACTGCTTTAAGTTATGGAGGACCCAGGGAATTTCCTGATGGGATTATGCATGAATACCAGCCTTTTGTGGATGGTAATACCACTGCCTATTTTAACACCTTGGCGGATATTGAAAAAATGCAGTAA
- a CDS encoding 4Fe-4S dicluster domain-containing protein has product MKNNQKIFYVDTDRCMNCRACEVACKMEQNLPAGPRYLVVTETEVTREDRDHCEFFPMNCMHCGNPPCAKVCPVNAITKRMEDGVVVVDQSKCIGCRVCLWACPFGAPQVGINGKMEKCNLCLHSLVEGALPACARACCGEAIKVGTMEEIIAYVREKYAQSCQKKLSYIRDVFSD; this is encoded by the coding sequence ATGAAAAATAACCAGAAGATATTCTATGTGGATACGGACCGCTGTATGAATTGCCGTGCTTGTGAAGTTGCCTGCAAAATGGAACAGAATTTGCCGGCAGGTCCCAGATATTTGGTTGTTACCGAGACAGAAGTAACAAGGGAAGACAGAGATCATTGTGAGTTCTTCCCCATGAACTGTATGCATTGCGGTAATCCCCCCTGTGCCAAGGTTTGTCCTGTCAATGCCATCACCAAGCGGATGGAAGATGGGGTGGTGGTAGTGGATCAAAGTAAATGTATCGGCTGCCGGGTATGTCTTTGGGCCTGTCCTTTTGGAGCACCTCAGGTTGGTATCAACGGAAAAATGGAAAAATGCAATCTGTGCCTCCATTCTCTGGTAGAAGGAGCACTCCCTGCTTGTGCCCGGGCTTGTTGCGGTGAAGCAATTAAAGTGGGTACCATGGAGGAAATAATAGCTTATGTACGTGAAAAATATGCCCAGTCCTGCCAAAAAAAATTATCCTATATCAGAGATGTTTTTTCGGATTGA
- a CDS encoding glycyl radical protein encodes MAVETKARKYSDERVHNLKAILLDAPQKLDNERLELLNEIYPLTDGEPQILRRAKLLAHILENKTLYIDDSIFAGSLTQYVCGVYAFPEWNCDWMKNNEGTIISHLGEVEVTEADRATFGDIVNYWGTRNCYDNANKMFEEVYGYSSMPAQETGVFYDGNSWPAGGGTMNYERFINQGAANIKKEAQERMHELVVSSENREKFHFYQAVIIVMDAMITWAHRYAALAREMAAQEQNYERKMELLEMAETCEWVPENPARTLKEAMQSFLFVHLALEIEVTGCGYSLGYWGQYMQPFYEKDIAEGRITRDDALTMTKLAFIKLQEIGYYHGPKFAKAWSSHVGQTLCIGGLTREGQDATCEMDYICCDAHIDLKNIQPPLALFWHPMMQEDFLFRCVEVIKTGVGHPQIMNTPVAITRMMDMFHEEGVSLEDARRVAIFGCVGTDIANKTSHPVEGEVCIGKAFELAFNNGVDPLTGIEVGPKTGDPVDFKTFDEMFEAYREQADWAVATMRRHGRVGNDHQATNLPLTLRSVMTDGCMESGKDCWNDGAQYTAELMINVGTVDAANSMLAIKDLVFDQKKLTMAQLKEAVLANFEGYEDIQKMCLDAPKHGNDIKEVNEFVRKCYDVVWEAYYKAGRNYCGKLGKPDAYSNSLHNLFGAVMGALPNGRPAYRALTDGSVSATPGTDHEGPTALINSAAYALDTVKFNSNHFNVKFNPSAVETPRGMRNLLSLVKTYMDQGGSHIQFNIVSSKTLQNAKLQPEKYKDLVVRVAGFSAYFTRLDPGVQDEIIKRTELTFK; translated from the coding sequence ATGGCTGTTGAAACAAAGGCTCGTAAGTACAGTGATGAAAGAGTTCACAATTTAAAAGCAATTTTACTGGATGCTCCCCAAAAGCTGGATAACGAACGTCTGGAATTATTAAATGAAATTTATCCTTTAACAGATGGCGAGCCGCAGATCCTCAGAAGAGCAAAATTACTTGCCCATATTTTAGAAAATAAAACTTTGTATATTGATGACAGCATCTTTGCCGGCAGCTTGACCCAATATGTTTGCGGCGTTTATGCTTTCCCGGAATGGAACTGCGACTGGATGAAAAACAATGAAGGTACCATTATCAGCCACTTGGGCGAAGTAGAAGTTACGGAAGCAGACCGTGCCACCTTCGGTGATATTGTTAACTATTGGGGCACCCGCAACTGTTACGACAATGCCAACAAAATGTTTGAAGAAGTTTATGGCTACAGCTCCATGCCTGCACAGGAAACCGGTGTTTTCTATGACGGCAACTCTTGGCCGGCCGGCGGCGGAACCATGAACTATGAAAGATTTATTAACCAGGGCGCTGCTAACATTAAAAAAGAAGCCCAGGAACGTATGCATGAATTGGTAGTATCCAGTGAAAACAGAGAAAAATTCCATTTCTATCAAGCAGTAATTATCGTCATGGATGCCATGATTACCTGGGCACATCGTTATGCGGCATTAGCTCGGGAAATGGCTGCCCAAGAACAAAATTACGAACGCAAGATGGAATTATTGGAAATGGCTGAAACCTGTGAATGGGTTCCGGAAAATCCTGCTCGTACCTTGAAAGAAGCAATGCAGAGTTTCCTCTTTGTTCATCTGGCTCTGGAAATCGAAGTTACCGGTTGCGGTTACTCCTTAGGGTATTGGGGACAATACATGCAGCCTTTCTATGAAAAGGATATTGCCGAAGGCAGAATCACCAGAGATGATGCTCTCACCATGACCAAATTAGCCTTCATTAAATTACAGGAAATCGGTTACTATCATGGACCTAAATTTGCTAAAGCTTGGTCCTCCCACGTGGGGCAGACCTTGTGTATCGGCGGCTTGACCAGAGAAGGCCAGGATGCTACCTGCGAAATGGACTATATCTGCTGTGATGCCCATATCGACTTAAAGAATATTCAGCCCCCATTGGCTCTGTTCTGGCATCCGATGATGCAAGAAGATTTCCTCTTTAGATGTGTAGAAGTAATAAAAACCGGTGTTGGTCATCCCCAGATTATGAACACCCCGGTAGCTATTACCAGAATGATGGATATGTTCCATGAAGAAGGCGTTAGCTTAGAAGATGCAAGACGTGTAGCCATCTTTGGTTGTGTTGGTACTGACATTGCCAACAAAACCTCCCACCCGGTAGAAGGTGAAGTTTGTATCGGCAAAGCTTTTGAATTGGCTTTCAATAACGGTGTAGATCCTCTGACCGGTATCGAAGTTGGACCTAAGACCGGCGACCCGGTTGACTTCAAGACCTTTGATGAAATGTTTGAAGCTTACCGTGAACAGGCTGATTGGGCAGTAGCAACCATGCGCCGCCATGGTCGTGTCGGTAACGATCATCAGGCTACCAATCTACCCTTAACTCTGCGTTCCGTGATGACCGATGGCTGCATGGAAAGCGGTAAGGACTGCTGGAATGATGGCGCACAATATACAGCTGAGCTGATGATTAACGTGGGTACTGTTGATGCTGCCAACTCCATGCTGGCCATTAAAGACCTGGTATTTGATCAAAAGAAATTGACCATGGCACAATTGAAAGAAGCTGTGCTGGCTAACTTTGAAGGATATGAAGACATCCAAAAGATGTGCTTGGATGCTCCTAAACATGGTAACGACATCAAAGAAGTTAACGAGTTTGTACGTAAATGCTACGATGTAGTTTGGGAAGCTTATTATAAAGCCGGCCGTAACTACTGCGGCAAATTGGGCAAACCGGATGCATACTCCAACAGCTTGCACAACCTGTTTGGTGCGGTTATGGGTGCTTTACCCAACGGCCGACCTGCTTATCGTGCCCTGACTGACGGCAGTGTTTCCGCTACACCTGGTACCGACCATGAAGGACCGACCGCTCTGATTAACTCAGCAGCCTATGCCCTTGATACCGTTAAATTTAACTCCAATCACTTTAATGTGAAATTTAATCCTTCGGCAGTGGAAACTCCTCGGGGCATGAGAAACCTGCTGAGCCTGGTTAAAACCTATATGGATCAAGGCGGTTCGCACATTCAGTTTAACATCGTGAGCAGCAAAACCTTGCAGAATGCGAAACTGCAACCGGAAAAATATAAAGACTTAGTCGTTCGGGTTGCCGGATTCAGCGCCTACTTCACCAGACTGGATCCAGGGGTTCAAGATGAAATCATCAAGAGAACCGAATTAACCTTCAAATAA